A single genomic interval of Penaeus monodon isolate SGIC_2016 chromosome 30, NSTDA_Pmon_1, whole genome shotgun sequence harbors:
- the LOC119592603 gene encoding UNC93-like protein MFSD11 (The sequence of the model RefSeq protein was modified relative to this genomic sequence to represent the inferred CDS: added 12 bases not found in genome assembly): MARKTRRMVFRMERTTFSVVILGVAYMFIGTSFQTQGNMQQLVIKSIQEEDPGFRGSGYISLAVIYAVFAAFNWLAPSCLSLLGPKLTMIVGGATYVIFIACFLWPQTWLLYLTSVLVGIGAALFWAGEGNYLTLMSDQNTIARNSGIFWALFQSSLLFGNIFVYYMFMGKDTIDSGTRLVVFAALTGVALVGLAILLALPKPGADGSGRQDDMGGPLNALKKSFELFKTRDMILLSVTFFYTGLALSFFSGVYSTCVGSTLRFSDPARLVGISGMCLGIGEISGGAIFGIFAGKTFTTGRDPIVLIGFLTHLLAFFLIFLNLPTKSPLDRTFDPSFFSGGQPSEFVALLCSTMLGFGDACFNTQIYSILGSIYQDNSGPAFALYKFTQSLSTAACFFYSSVLELYYQLDILTTFCMAGTITFCIVEWKVQVTAPPSQQGLKI, from the exons GAAAGGACCACCTTCAGCGTGGTGATTCTCGGTGTGGCTTATATGTTCATCGGTACATCCTTTCAAACACAAGGGAACATGCAG CAACTAGTGATCAAGAGCATCCAGGAGGAAGACCCAGGCTTCAGGGGCTCCGGCTACATCTCCCTGGCCGTCATCTACGCCGTCTTCGCCGCCTTCAACTGGCTGGCCCCGTCTTGCCTCAGCCTCCTGGGGCCCAAACTCACCATGATCGTCGGGGGCGCCACCTACGT aATATTCATCGCCTGTTTCCTTTGGCCTCAGACGTGGCTCTTATACCTGACTTCGGTGCTTGTAGGCATCGGGGCGGCCCTCTTCTGGGCGGGTGAGGGCAACTACCTCACTCTCATGTCCGACCAGAACACCATCGCGCGGAACTCTGGCATCTTCTGGGCTCTGTTTCAAAGCAG CCTCCTCTTCGGAAACATCTTCGTGTACTACATGTTCATGGGGAAGGACACCATCGACAGCGGGACGCGCCTCGTGGTGTTCGCGGCGCTGACGGGGGTGGCGCTGGTCGGCCTGGCGATCCTGCTGGCGCTGCCCAAGCCCGGCGCCGACGGGAGCGGCCGCCAGGACGACATGGGAGGGCCGCTCAACGCCCTCAAGAAGTCCTTCGAGCTCTTCAAGACGCGAGACATGATCTTGCTGTCGGTGACCTTCTTCTACACGG GTCTAGCCCTGTCCTTCTTCAGCGGCGTCTACAGCACCTGCGTTGGCTCCACACTAAGGTTTAGTGATCCCGCCCGCCTCGTTGGCATATCTGGCATGTGTCTCGGCATCGGAGAAATATCAG GTGGTGCAATTTTTGGCATATTTGCTGGCAAGACATTTACGACAGGAAGGGATCCTATTGTGCTCATAGGTTTCCTAACACACCTGCTTgcctttttcctcatcttcctaaATCTTCCTACCAAGTCTCCTCTCGATCGCACTTTTGATCCTAGTTTCTTCTCAGGAGGCCAGCCGAG CGAGTTTGTAGCCCTGCTCTGTAGCACTATGCTGGGTTTCGGCGACGCCTGCTTCAACACACAGATCTACTCCATCCTTGGCTCCATCTACCAGGACAACTCGGGCCCTGCCTTCGCTCTGTACAAGTTCACGCAGTCGCTGTCTACCGCTGCCTGCTTCTTCTATTCAAGTGTGTTGGAACTATACTACCAACTGGATATCCTTACAACGTTCTGTATGGCGGGCACCATAACCTTCTGTATAGTAGAGTGGAAAGTCCAAGTCACTGCACCACCTTCCCAACAAGGC